One genomic window of Magnolia sinica isolate HGM2019 chromosome 3, MsV1, whole genome shotgun sequence includes the following:
- the LOC131239647 gene encoding uncharacterized protein LOC131239647 isoform X1, with amino-acid sequence MESEDKKKIHSPGHENHGVHVCHKCGWAFPNPHPSAKQRRAHKKVCGKVEGFKLTGSEEKTHSDSDLSDDDHKPQPASCELGVEGMDVKKSRSVGIEAEGPGRSEEDVFSDAVAEFGDAVSSRTVEENMSGEGIKGGGDVGHVLEMPTVADKTPQPNDALQSKLDNAPHPLHSATNAMGESILDKRADFPVEPTEDGSSAPFSSNGASHLEPETPLNDSIENKNIDTDKSVTCSMTSVGLDTDAKDNEKSNEDERVPSIAVLPDIPESGFAAVEVPSDLTNAGTITMDVSSEDAIMGLKEADTQICHVHEKQTGGAEQQKPLRELSSIQSGSMEAEADIGRSVETAQITKGSLPIEPSADIMQVPEDSVQVDRSAARSVHEELIVDQSSLGGNHSDERSQFVGLASTECAAEGIGLDGSAAHPDSNSAGPATTKATSLDDVTMGSSKIEATLVHSEENELHSGHDLSPEVMPATPTVLAAGGNIGDSAEEAEVHQAIAMDSGELDREEDSGHDLSHEVMPETPTVLVAGRDIADSAVEAKVHQAITTGSGELDGEKDSGHDLSHKVIPETPTVLVAGGNIAGSAVEAEVHQAIATDSGGFGREEDSGHDLSHEVMPETPTVPAARGDIADSAAVEAEVHQVITMDSGGLDGEKDFGHDLSHEVIPETPTVPVAGGNIVDSAVVTEAHQAIAMDSSGLGREEDSGHDPSHEVMLETPTVPATGVDVAVSAVEADVHHGIATESGGLDREEDSGHNLLCEVVLETPEVPAAGGNNVDSPVEAGHDLLPEVVPETPTVPAAGGIVADSAVEAEVHQAIAMVSAGLDVVCKDTRTDHTNTVGEYSKQGATDELSPSVIAIIPEYVTDESKVSSQYHEDLGTDKLEGNLQLAESAHWDAAVGSKGRDIDNGPLESISEPNRADHSDIEMEAQVGPTGTDSGFAEHHHKELKLDQSSEVGAYQLDVQNPAPKELVALAVGTESCVQGSAIVESCSAEDFAAGDASNIHDRSLPDEGDDTVLKQNVNASIMATDASVSSFSQDDSVEGHWGSVSDMLLVFITDIPTPKEASNASLKNASASKNHVDNTDLFEAPSFMTLVEPGKGDRKQPASSEIQSAQRPTSPSSQPGWFPSLTHVVNESQGRKKNEEIIAKVVNWSSGKPHTPLRSLLVEANLESKYKPLKTAQDHPSPTAQEDQALQDKAPPVKTTNPELPTGNAAKGEVEKEWNSPARLPVIKRERRKLRGWVPFVCCSSVN; translated from the exons ATGGAGAGCGAAGATAAGAAGAAGATTCATTCTCCAG GGCATGAGAATCATGGTGTCCATGTCTGTCACAAATGTGGCTGGGCCTTCCCAAACCCGCACCCAAGTGCGAAGCAACGTCGGGCCCACAAGAAAGTCTGCGGCAAGGTTGAAGGGTTTAAGCTGACCGGGTCCGAAGAGAAGACCCACTCCGATAGCGATCTCTCTGATGATGATCACAAGCCGCAGCCGGCCTCCTGCG AATTGGGTGTGGAAGGAATGGATGTGAAGAAGAGCAGGAGTGTAGGAATTGAAGCTGAAGGACCGGGCAGATCTGAAGAGGATGTGTTCTCTGATGCTGTTGCGGAATTTGGGGATGCAGTGTCTAGCCGGACAGTGGAAGAAAACATGAGTGGAGAAGGAATCAAGGGTGGTGGTGATGTGGGTCATGTTTTAGAGATGCCAACTGTTGCCG ATAAGACACCACAACCTAATGATGCTTTACAAAGCAAACTAGATAATGCCCCGCATCCCTTGCACTCTGCCACTAATGCCATGGGTGAATCTATTTTAGATAAGAGAGCTGATTTTCCTGTGGAGCCGACAGAGGACGGTAGTTCTGCCCCTTTCTCATCTAATGGAGCATCTCATTTGGAACCTGAAACGCCACTAAATGATTCCATAGAGAACAAGAATATTGATACTGACAAGAGTGTGACCTGTTCTATGACTTCAGTTGGTCTTGATACGGATGCAAAGGATAATGAGAAAAGCAATGAAGATGAAAGAGTACCTTCCATAGCAGTGTTACCTGATATTCCTGAAAGTGGGTTTGCTGCAGTGGAAGTTCCATCAGACCTCACAAATGCTGGTACCATAACAATGGATGTCTCTTCTGAGGATGCAATCATGGGTTTAAAAGAAGCTGACACACAAATCTGCCATGTGCATGAAAAGCAAACCGGTGGAGCAGAACAGCAAAAACCACTGAGGGAACTTTCCAGCATTCAATCAGGATCTATGGAAGCCGAAGCTGACATTGGCCGTTCTGTGGAAACTGCTCAAATTACTAAAGGAAGCCTGCCAATAGAACCCAGCGCAGACATCATGCAAGTACCAGAAGACAGCGTTCAAGTGGATAGGTCCGCTGCTAGAAGTGTGCATGAAGAACTGATTGTTGATCAAAGCAGTCTGGGTGGGAACCACAGTGATGAAAGGTCTCAATTTGTTGGACTTGCCTCCACCGAATGTGCAGCTGAAGGTATAGGCCTCGATGGATCGGCAGCACATCCAGATTCCAATAGTGCTGGACCTGCAACAACTAAAGCAACCAGCCTTGATGATGTGACTATGGGATCAAGCAAAATAGAAGCAACATTAGTCCATTCAGAGGAAAATGAACTCCACTCTGGCCATGATTTATCACCGGAAGTCATGCCGGCAACTCCTACAGTACTTGCAGCTGGAGGTAACATTGGCGACTCTGCTGAGGAAGCCGAAGTTCATCAAGCAATAGCAATGGACAGTGGTGAGCTTGACAGGGAGGAAGATTCTGGCCATGATCTATCACATGAAGTGATGCCAGAAACTCCTACAGTACTTGTGGCTGGACGTGACATTGCAGATTCTGCTGTGGAAGCTAAAGTTCATCAGGCAATCACAACGGGCAGTGGTGAGCTTGATGGGGAGAAAGATTCTGGCCATGATCTATCACACAAAGTCATACCAGAAACTCCTACAGTACTTGTGGCTGGTGGTAACATTGCAGGTTCTGCAGTGGAAGCTGAAGTTCATCAAGCAATAGCAACGGACAGTGGTGGGTTTGGCAGGGAGGAAGATTCTGGCCATGATCTATCACATGAAGTCATGCCAGAAACTCCTACAGTACCTGCGGCCAGAGGTGACATTGCAGATTCTGCCGCTGTGGAAGCTGAAGTTCATCAAGTAATCACAATGGACAGTGGTGGGCTTGATGGGGAGAAAGATTTTGGCCATGATCTATCACATGAAGTCATACCAGAAACTCCTACAGTACCTGTGGCTGGTGGTAACATTGTGGATTCTGCGGTGGTAACTGAAGCTCATCAAGCAATAGCAATGGACAGTAGTGGGCTTGGCAGGGAGGAAGATTCTGGCCATGATCCATCACATGAAGTCATGCTGGAAACTCCTACAGTACCTGCAACTGGAGTTGATGTTGCAGTTTCTGCTGTGGAAGCTGACGTTCATCATGGAATAGCAACGGAGAGTGGTGGGCTTGACAGGGAGGAAGATTCTGGCCATAATTTATTGTGTGAAGTCGTGCTAGAAACTCCTGAAGTACCTGCTGCCGGAGGTAACAATGTGGATTCTCCTGTGGAAGCTGGCCATGATTTATTGCCTGAAGTCGTGCCAGAAACTCCTACAGTACCTGCTGCTGGAGGTATCGTTGCAGATTCTGCTGTGGAAGCTGAAGTTCATCAAGCAATAGCAATGGTCAGTGCTGGGCTTGATGTGGTTTGCAAAGACACTAGAACTGACCATACTAACACAGTCGGGGAGTACAGCAAGCAAGGAGCTACAGATGAATTATCTCCGTCTGTCATAGCAATCATTCCCGAATATGTGACCGATGAATCGAAAGTAAGCTCCCAATATCATGAAGATCTTGGAACAGATAAATTGGAAGGGAATCTGCAACTTGCTGAATCCGCTCATTGGGATGCAGCTGTGGGTTCGAAAGGAAGAGACATCGATAATGGCCCCTTAGAAAGCATATCAGAACCCAATCGTGCTGATCATTCTGATATAGAAATGGaagcacaagtggggcccactggaacagACAGTGGGTTCGCTGAGCACCATCACAAAGAACTGAAGTTGGATCAGAGCAGTGAGGTTGGAGCATACCAGCTCGATGTGCAAAATCCCGCACCCAAAGAGCTTGTGGCTTTAGCAGTGGGGACAGAATCTTGTGTTCAGGGTTCAGCCATTGTCGAGAGCTGCAGTGCTGAGGATTTTGCAGCAGGAGATGCTTCCAATATTCATGATCGTTCTTTACCCGATGAAGGCGATGATACTGTTCTTAAACAAAATGTGAATGCTTCGATAATGGCCACAGATGCTTCAGTGAGTTCTTTTAGCCAAGATGACAGTGTGGAAGGCCACTGGGGCTCCGTTTCAG ATATGCTGTTGGTTTTCATCACAGATATCCCAACTCCAAAGGAAGCTTCCAATGCCAGTTTAAAGAATGCAAGTGCCTCTAAAAACCATGTCGATAACACCGATCTCTTTGAGGCACCCTCTTTCATGACCCTGGTCGAACCTGGCAAAGGCGACAGAAAGCAACCTGCTTCTTCTGAGATTCAATCTGCTCAACGGCCGACGTCCCCTTCTTCTCAACCCGGGTGGTTCCCTTCTCTGACACACGTTGTGAACGAATCACagggaagaaagaagaatgaAGAGATCATTGCAAAGGTAGTGAACTGGAGCTCTGGGAAACCTCACACCCCTCTACGGAGTCTCCTCGTCGAAGCCAACCTCGAAAGCAAGTATAAGCCCCTGAAAACAGCACAAGACCACCCATCGCCAACAGCCCAGGAAGATCAAGCCCTGCAAGATAAAGCTCCGCCAGTCAAGACGACTAACCCCGAGCTTCCTACAGGGAACGCCGCCAAAGGTGAGGTGGAGAAGGAATGGAACTCGCCGGCGCGGTTACCCGtgattaagagagagaggaggaagctGAGAGGGTGGGTCCCATTCGTATGCTGCTCGTCGGTCAATTAA
- the LOC131239647 gene encoding uncharacterized protein LOC131239647 isoform X4, whose translation MESEDKKKIHSPGHENHGVHVCHKCGWAFPNPHPSAKQRRAHKKVCGKVEGFKLTGSEEKTHSDSDLSDDDHKPQPASCELGVEGMDVKKSRSVGIEAEGPGRSEEDVFSDAVAEFGDAVSSRTVEENMSGEGIKGGGDVGHVLEMPTVAVGLDTDAKDNEKSNEDERVPSIAVLPDIPESGFAAVEVPSDLTNAGTITMDVSSEDAIMGLKEADTQICHVHEKQTGGAEQQKPLRELSSIQSGSMEAEADIGRSVETAQITKGSLPIEPSADIMQVPEDSVQVDRSAARSVHEELIVDQSSLGGNHSDERSQFVGLASTECAAEGIGLDGSAAHPDSNSAGPATTKATSLDDVTMGSSKIEATLVHSEENELHSGHDLSPEVMPATPTVLAAGGNIGDSAEEAEVHQAIAMDSGELDREEDSGHDLSHEVMPETPTVLVAGRDIADSAVEAKVHQAITTGSGELDGEKDSGHDLSHKVIPETPTVLVAGGNIAGSAVEAEVHQAIATDSGGFGREEDSGHDLSHEVMPETPTVPAARGDIADSAAVEAEVHQVITMDSGGLDGEKDFGHDLSHEVIPETPTVPVAGGNIVDSAVVTEAHQAIAMDSSGLGREEDSGHDPSHEVMLETPTVPATGVDVAVSAVEADVHHGIATESGGLDREEDSGHNLLCEVVLETPEVPAAGGNNVDSPVEAGHDLLPEVVPETPTVPAAGGIVADSAVEAEVHQAIAMVSAGLDVVCKDTRTDHTNTVGEYSKQGATDELSPSVIAIIPEYVTDESKVSSQYHEDLGTDKLEGNLQLAESAHWDAAVGSKGRDIDNGPLESISEPNRADHSDIEMEAQVGPTGTDSGFAEHHHKELKLDQSSEVGAYQLDVQNPAPKELVALAVGTESCVQGSAIVESCSAEDFAAGDASNIHDRSLPDEGDDTVLKQNVNASIMATDASVSSFSQDDSVEGHWGSVSDMLLVFITDIPTPKEASNASLKNASASKNHVDNTDLFEAPSFMTLVEPGKGDRKQPASSEIQSAQRPTSPSSQPGWFPSLTHVVNESQGRKKNEEIIAKVVNWSSGKPHTPLRSLLVEANLESKYKPLKTAQDHPSPTAQEDQALQDKAPPVKTTNPELPTGNAAKGEVEKEWNSPARLPVIKRERRKLRGWVPFVCCSSVN comes from the exons ATGGAGAGCGAAGATAAGAAGAAGATTCATTCTCCAG GGCATGAGAATCATGGTGTCCATGTCTGTCACAAATGTGGCTGGGCCTTCCCAAACCCGCACCCAAGTGCGAAGCAACGTCGGGCCCACAAGAAAGTCTGCGGCAAGGTTGAAGGGTTTAAGCTGACCGGGTCCGAAGAGAAGACCCACTCCGATAGCGATCTCTCTGATGATGATCACAAGCCGCAGCCGGCCTCCTGCG AATTGGGTGTGGAAGGAATGGATGTGAAGAAGAGCAGGAGTGTAGGAATTGAAGCTGAAGGACCGGGCAGATCTGAAGAGGATGTGTTCTCTGATGCTGTTGCGGAATTTGGGGATGCAGTGTCTAGCCGGACAGTGGAAGAAAACATGAGTGGAGAAGGAATCAAGGGTGGTGGTGATGTGGGTCATGTTTTAGAGATGCCAACTGTTGCCG TTGGTCTTGATACGGATGCAAAGGATAATGAGAAAAGCAATGAAGATGAAAGAGTACCTTCCATAGCAGTGTTACCTGATATTCCTGAAAGTGGGTTTGCTGCAGTGGAAGTTCCATCAGACCTCACAAATGCTGGTACCATAACAATGGATGTCTCTTCTGAGGATGCAATCATGGGTTTAAAAGAAGCTGACACACAAATCTGCCATGTGCATGAAAAGCAAACCGGTGGAGCAGAACAGCAAAAACCACTGAGGGAACTTTCCAGCATTCAATCAGGATCTATGGAAGCCGAAGCTGACATTGGCCGTTCTGTGGAAACTGCTCAAATTACTAAAGGAAGCCTGCCAATAGAACCCAGCGCAGACATCATGCAAGTACCAGAAGACAGCGTTCAAGTGGATAGGTCCGCTGCTAGAAGTGTGCATGAAGAACTGATTGTTGATCAAAGCAGTCTGGGTGGGAACCACAGTGATGAAAGGTCTCAATTTGTTGGACTTGCCTCCACCGAATGTGCAGCTGAAGGTATAGGCCTCGATGGATCGGCAGCACATCCAGATTCCAATAGTGCTGGACCTGCAACAACTAAAGCAACCAGCCTTGATGATGTGACTATGGGATCAAGCAAAATAGAAGCAACATTAGTCCATTCAGAGGAAAATGAACTCCACTCTGGCCATGATTTATCACCGGAAGTCATGCCGGCAACTCCTACAGTACTTGCAGCTGGAGGTAACATTGGCGACTCTGCTGAGGAAGCCGAAGTTCATCAAGCAATAGCAATGGACAGTGGTGAGCTTGACAGGGAGGAAGATTCTGGCCATGATCTATCACATGAAGTGATGCCAGAAACTCCTACAGTACTTGTGGCTGGACGTGACATTGCAGATTCTGCTGTGGAAGCTAAAGTTCATCAGGCAATCACAACGGGCAGTGGTGAGCTTGATGGGGAGAAAGATTCTGGCCATGATCTATCACACAAAGTCATACCAGAAACTCCTACAGTACTTGTGGCTGGTGGTAACATTGCAGGTTCTGCAGTGGAAGCTGAAGTTCATCAAGCAATAGCAACGGACAGTGGTGGGTTTGGCAGGGAGGAAGATTCTGGCCATGATCTATCACATGAAGTCATGCCAGAAACTCCTACAGTACCTGCGGCCAGAGGTGACATTGCAGATTCTGCCGCTGTGGAAGCTGAAGTTCATCAAGTAATCACAATGGACAGTGGTGGGCTTGATGGGGAGAAAGATTTTGGCCATGATCTATCACATGAAGTCATACCAGAAACTCCTACAGTACCTGTGGCTGGTGGTAACATTGTGGATTCTGCGGTGGTAACTGAAGCTCATCAAGCAATAGCAATGGACAGTAGTGGGCTTGGCAGGGAGGAAGATTCTGGCCATGATCCATCACATGAAGTCATGCTGGAAACTCCTACAGTACCTGCAACTGGAGTTGATGTTGCAGTTTCTGCTGTGGAAGCTGACGTTCATCATGGAATAGCAACGGAGAGTGGTGGGCTTGACAGGGAGGAAGATTCTGGCCATAATTTATTGTGTGAAGTCGTGCTAGAAACTCCTGAAGTACCTGCTGCCGGAGGTAACAATGTGGATTCTCCTGTGGAAGCTGGCCATGATTTATTGCCTGAAGTCGTGCCAGAAACTCCTACAGTACCTGCTGCTGGAGGTATCGTTGCAGATTCTGCTGTGGAAGCTGAAGTTCATCAAGCAATAGCAATGGTCAGTGCTGGGCTTGATGTGGTTTGCAAAGACACTAGAACTGACCATACTAACACAGTCGGGGAGTACAGCAAGCAAGGAGCTACAGATGAATTATCTCCGTCTGTCATAGCAATCATTCCCGAATATGTGACCGATGAATCGAAAGTAAGCTCCCAATATCATGAAGATCTTGGAACAGATAAATTGGAAGGGAATCTGCAACTTGCTGAATCCGCTCATTGGGATGCAGCTGTGGGTTCGAAAGGAAGAGACATCGATAATGGCCCCTTAGAAAGCATATCAGAACCCAATCGTGCTGATCATTCTGATATAGAAATGGaagcacaagtggggcccactggaacagACAGTGGGTTCGCTGAGCACCATCACAAAGAACTGAAGTTGGATCAGAGCAGTGAGGTTGGAGCATACCAGCTCGATGTGCAAAATCCCGCACCCAAAGAGCTTGTGGCTTTAGCAGTGGGGACAGAATCTTGTGTTCAGGGTTCAGCCATTGTCGAGAGCTGCAGTGCTGAGGATTTTGCAGCAGGAGATGCTTCCAATATTCATGATCGTTCTTTACCCGATGAAGGCGATGATACTGTTCTTAAACAAAATGTGAATGCTTCGATAATGGCCACAGATGCTTCAGTGAGTTCTTTTAGCCAAGATGACAGTGTGGAAGGCCACTGGGGCTCCGTTTCAG ATATGCTGTTGGTTTTCATCACAGATATCCCAACTCCAAAGGAAGCTTCCAATGCCAGTTTAAAGAATGCAAGTGCCTCTAAAAACCATGTCGATAACACCGATCTCTTTGAGGCACCCTCTTTCATGACCCTGGTCGAACCTGGCAAAGGCGACAGAAAGCAACCTGCTTCTTCTGAGATTCAATCTGCTCAACGGCCGACGTCCCCTTCTTCTCAACCCGGGTGGTTCCCTTCTCTGACACACGTTGTGAACGAATCACagggaagaaagaagaatgaAGAGATCATTGCAAAGGTAGTGAACTGGAGCTCTGGGAAACCTCACACCCCTCTACGGAGTCTCCTCGTCGAAGCCAACCTCGAAAGCAAGTATAAGCCCCTGAAAACAGCACAAGACCACCCATCGCCAACAGCCCAGGAAGATCAAGCCCTGCAAGATAAAGCTCCGCCAGTCAAGACGACTAACCCCGAGCTTCCTACAGGGAACGCCGCCAAAGGTGAGGTGGAGAAGGAATGGAACTCGCCGGCGCGGTTACCCGtgattaagagagagaggaggaagctGAGAGGGTGGGTCCCATTCGTATGCTGCTCGTCGGTCAATTAA